DNA from Amorphoplanes friuliensis DSM 7358:
TGGTGCACACCCCGGCTGATCTGCCCCGACACCGGTGCCCAGGTCACGGCGACGAGCACCAGGGCGATCGTGTGGGACCACCACGGGATGTCGGCGAGCGACGCGATCGGCCGGTGCGGCCAGGTGACGACCACGGCGCACAGACCGGCGACCACTCCGGCGTACAGGAGCAGGAGCAGGCGGTAGAGCACCTGGTAGACCCACTGGCCGACACCCGCGCGTTCACGCCACACTGACGACGCGCTCCCGCCACAGGCAGAGCGTGATCACGACGGCGTGGTGCACCAGCATGACCGCGGCGAAGGTGAGCTCGGCGGCCGTCGAGTCGAACAGCAGCGACGTGACCGCCTGCAGGACCCAGAACGCGTTCACGACGATCAGCAGCACGGCACCCCACTTCTGACCACGCCAGGCACCGTACGCCGCGATCAGCGCCAGCACGTCCGAGGTGAAACTACCGAGCACGAGCGCAAACGGCGCCTCGCTCTTCTCGGCGCCGAGCACGAGGTTGGGAAGGTCGAAGAGTCCGATGCCGATGAGCGCCACGAGCACGGACAGAACGGCGGCGATCTTCAGGGCGGTCGAGCGGCTGATCTGCATGTCTCCGAACCTAGAAACGCCGGTTCCCACTGTCACCAGGCAGCTGTCCCGACTTGCCGGGACATCCCGTCAGGCCGCCGGCAGGACACGCCCGGAGCGCAGGCGGACGACCACCCCGGCCACGTCGATGACCCGCTGGTCGTGTGTCGCCACGAGGGCGAGTGTCCCCGCGGTCACCGAGGCCGCGAGCACCTCGAGGATCAGGCGGACGTGGTCGTCGTCCTGGTGTGCGGTCGGCTCGTCCAGCACCGCCACCGCGGGGTTCAGCACCAGCGCGCGGGCCAGCGCGGCCCGTTGCTGTTCGCCGAGTGAGGTGTCCCGCGCCGGGCGGCCCGCGATCGCGGCGAGTCCCAGCCGCTCGAGCAGATCCGCGGCCGGGCTGCGACCGCGTACGCCCGCCGGGAGCAGGACGTTCTCGGCCACGGTGAGTTCCGGTTCCAGGGCCAGCCGTTGCGGCAGCAGGGACACCGTGGCCCAGTCCGCCGCCGGGTACGCCGCCCGCCCGTCGACGAGCACCTGCCCGGCGCCCGGCGCCATGACCCCGGCGACCAGGTGGCACAGGGTCGACTTGCCCGAGCCGGAACGCCCGGCCAGGACCGCCAGCGTCGCCGGGGGCAGTGACAGGTCGACGTCCTGCAGCACCTGCGTCGCGGAGGCGCCGGAGCCACGGGTGTGGCTGACCGCGCGGACCTCGACCAGTGCCCCGGTCACTTCGGGTCCTCCGGGTGGTGCAGCTCGACGTGCCCGTCGACGACGGTGACGATGACCCGCCCGTCGGGGAACAGCGGCAAAGCCTCCTCGGGCAGCTGGAGCCGGCCGAGACCGTCGATCGTCGTGGTCCGGATCTGCCCGGCGTCGTGCTCGCCGGACAGGACACCCTGGCGCAGCCGCAGCACGGTGTCGGCCGCCGCGACGGCGCGGGCGTCGTGGGTGGCCAGGACCACGGCCGTGCCCTGGTCGGCGCGGGAGCGCAGCAATCGCAGGACCAGCGCCGCGGAGTCGTCGTCGAGTTCGGCGGTCGGCTCGTCGGCGATCAGCAGGGCCGGCGCCCCGACACCGGCCGCGGCGACCGCGAGGCGTTGCTGCTCGCCGCCGGACAGGACGGCCGGGCGTGCGGTGGCCCGGGCCGTCAGCTCCACCTCGGCGAGGGCGGCGTCGGCGTCGACGCGCACACCGCGCAGCCGGGCCATCTGCTCGATCTGACCGCGGGCGTCGAGCTGCGGGAAGAGGCTGTGCGTCGGCCGTTGCGCCACCCAGCCGATCTCGCGGCGCCGGAGCCGTTGCAGCTGGTGGCGGGTCAGGCTGGAGACCAGGCGGCCCCGGTGCCGCAACTCGCCGCCGGCGGGTCGTTCGCGCAGCGCGAGGACGGCCAGCAGCGTCGACTTGCCGCTGCCCGAGGGCCCGGTGATGGCACTGATCCGGCCGCCGGTCACCGTGACGTCGACACCGCGCAGCGCCTGGGTGGGGCCGGTCGGTGCGGCGTACAGCTGGAGCAGCTCGCGGCCCTCCAGCACCTGCTCGCGGTCAGTCGTCACGGTAGGCATCCTCCTCGGCGGTCGCCGAGCGTACGGCGGTCAGCGCCACGGCCAGGACGGTGGCGAGGACCGCGACCCCGGCCGTGACCGCGACCCCGGCACCGGAGAGCTGCAGGTCGAACGCGGGCAGCAGCCGCGGCTGGTCGTCGAGCAGGCGCGTGCCGAGCGGGGCGAGCGCGGCCACCCCGCCGACCGCGGCGGCGAACGCGACCGCGGCCAGCAGCACGAACTCGAGCGTCTGCGCCCGCCGGATCCGGGCCCGCCCGAGGCCGACACGCGCCAGCATCAGGTCCGTCGGCCCGCGCAGCGCAGCCGTCCGCTGCGCGTAGATGCACAACGTCAGGACCGCCAGCAGCGCCAGATAACCGGCGATCGCGAGCTGATAACCCCGGGCCCGGCCGGTGGCCACATAGGCAGCATCCTGGCGCAGCTGATCGGCCGTGCTGACGCGTTCGGGCACCACGCCGTTGGCTCCTGTCACCGCCTGAATCCCGGCCGCCCCGGCGGAACTCCACAGCTGGGCCTGCACCAGCACGGCGTTCACCGACTGCTGTCTCAGCGGCCGCAACCGCGGATCGTCCCGGCCGAGCTTCTTCAACGTGGGATCGGCGGCGGCGACGTACATCGGGCGGCTCTGCAGGCCGGGGAACGCGGCCACCCGCGAGGCCACCGCCAGGTTCGCTCTCGAGAAGCCGATCTCCACCTGGATCGCGTCGAGCCGGTCGGACGCGGGGTCGGCGACCGTGATCACCCGCGGTGTGCCCTCCGCGTCCACCGGCGTGGCGACCAGATCGGCCACCGCCGCGCGGGCCTCGGCCAGGTCGGCGCCCCGCCCCCACAGCGCGGCGTCCCGGAACTGCGCGGGGTCGATGAGCAGCAGATCCCTCTGGTCGTCGTCGAGCGGTGAGGTCGTGTCGGTCCGCCAGACCACCGTGTCGCCCGCCGGCATCGGGGGATTGCGCACACCCGGAACGGGCTTGTCGGGAGGTTCTGCACCGAGCGGGTCCTCGGGCGGCGCTTGAGCTGCGCCCTTGTCGACCTCCCAGGACCCCTGCAGCGTGGCCACCGCTTCGGCGCCCGAGGCGACCGCAACCCGGTCGTCGGCCGAGACAGCGGTCGACTGCACGGCGGAGAGCGCAAAGAGCAGCATCCCCAGGCCCGTGGTCACCACGACAACGGCGAGCCGGCGCTCGGTCCCGCCGGAGCCCAACCGCCGGCGGGCCAGCCACAGAACCGCCCGGCCTGGTGAGCCGGGCAGTCGGGCCGTGCGTCGCCGCCGGCCCGCCAGCAAGCCGGGGAGCCGGCCGGCGACGACACCCACGGCGGCGAGCACGAGCAACGGGACGAGCAGGTCCACGCCGCGTGCGCCGTCCGCGGCACCACCCGCGCTGACGAGCCCACCGGCCGCGACCAGGGCGATGACCACCACCATGGCCGCCCACGGGAGAGCACGCCGGACGGTCGCGGGTGGCGCCGGGCGTACCCGCCGGGCCGCTGCCGCCGCGCCGACCCCGGCCACGGTCACGAGCCCGGCCAGCGCAGCCGCACCGGCCAGCAGCGCGGCCGGTCGCAACGACTCCGTCACTGCCCCGGGCGGCCCCAGCCGGGTCACCAACTGCCAGGCCACGAGCCACCCCAGACCCGCCCCGAGCAGGGCCGGCAGGAGATTTTCGAGCCCCCAGAGACCACCCACGCGTACGGGCGAGAGGCCGACAGCCACAACGTGCCGCAACTCGCGTTCGCGCCGCCGCGCCGACAGCAACGCCACGGCGAGCACCGAGGCGAGCCCGACAATGATCGCCGCCCACTCCACGGGACGTGTCCGCTGGCGTACCTGATCGGTGGTGGCCTGGGACGCATCGACGATCCGGCCGATGCCGCTCGCGAACCGCAGCGCGCGGACGTCGTCCTCGACCGCCACCGAGGTCGCGTAGCTGCGCCGCAGGTCCTCGACACCCTCAGCGGTCTGCCGGGCCTCGGCCAGTGACGATCCGGGCACCAGCTCGGCCTCGGCCGACCAGAAGATCTCGTCCCCGACAGCCTGCGCCAGCCGCTCCACCGTCGCGGTGGCCCCGATCAACAGGTACGCCGGCAGCGTCCGATATTCGGTGTCGCCTGGCGTGTCCCCCTGGCGCAACGCCCACTTGCGGCTGCCGGGCGGGTCGGCCGGGAGGCGCCCGGCCGCATCAACCGCGTAGACCCCGTCGACTGCCACAGTCGTCTGCCGCGGCTCACCGTCCTTGCCCACGACCACAGCAAGAACGATCCGATCGCCGGCGCTCGCCCCGAGCGCGGTGGCAACGGGCTCCGGCAACCACACCCCGTCCCGGCCGGCCGGCTTGCCCACCGCCACCAGGTCGGACTCCGGCGAACCGACGGCGAACAACCGGGCCCGTTCGCGCTCGGCGCCGAGGCTGACGGTCGATCCCCAGAACAGCGGGCCGGCCGTCTCGGCGCCGAACGACCCACCGGTCAGATCCGGCTCGGTCAGACCCGGGACCGCGCGCAGATCCTCCAGAACGGACTCCTGCTCGAGGCTGGTCGGCCCGGCATTCGCCGACAGCCGCACGACCGGGGCGTCGTTCTGCCGCGCCGTGACCGGCACCTGATCCCGGCGGGCCTGGAAGGCGGCGTTCCCGGAGGCCTCGGCGAACATCGGGCTCGCCGCCCCGGCCGCGGCCAGCACCAGAAAGGCGGACACCGTCAGCAACGACCACGCCCGCTGCCGCAACCCGCCCGCAACCGCAGCCACGGTAAGCCGATCAGCCGGCGCCATGAGCCTCCTTCAGGGGAACGAAGAAAAGCTACAACACCCCCGCCCGGCGGGGGACTTGCCTTTCCAGTAACTGGAAGGGCGAACCTGGTGTCATGTTGTCGATCCGCGAGTTCAGCGAGATGTGCCACCTGTCGCCGCAGGCCCTGCGCTTCTACCACGCCGAGGGCCTGCTCGTGCCGGCCGAGACCGACGAACGGACGGGCTACCGCAGGTACGCGTTCGAGCAGGTGGAACAGGCCATGCTGATCACCCTGCTGCGGGACACCGGGATGAGCGTCAAACTTGTCCGGCAGGCCCTCGACGAACCCGACCGGGCGACAACGTTGCTCGCCCGGCACAGCGACGAGGTCCACTGCCAGCGTGCGGCCCAGGACGAGGCGATCCAGGCGGCGCGCAGCGTTTTCGAAGCCCGGCCGGAACCACAGGAGAGCCACGTCCCGGCCCGGACCGTGATTGCCCGGCTCGTACCCGGCACACCGGTGGGCCGTGACGCGCAGGAGTGGGAAGAGGCCGAGCGCATCATCGCGGAGACCGTCACCGAACTGCTCGACACCGTGGAGAAGGCGGGCGCCACGTGTTTGGGCCGGCCGTGGCGGACCCTGGCACTGGAGACCCCGGAACAGGACCGGCGTGCCCTCGACGGCGAGGGCCCGTTCTGGATCGTGAAGGTCGCGGTGACCGCACCGGACGAGGTGCTCGCCGCATTGCCTGCCGGCTTCCTCGTCCGGAACGAGGAAGCCGGCGACGAACTGTCCATCTTCATGCCGGGCCGTAACACCATGGCGAAGTACTGCACGGTGATCCTGCGCCTGCTCAACGCCCAGCCGGTCGACGGTGACAGCTTTGTCAACGTCGCCCGCGTACGCCAGGAGCTCCGCCCGGACGGCGTCCTGAGCAGCGCCCCCGTCGAACGGCGGCCTACCGGACCGTGAGGCCGAGGCTGAACGGGATCGTCCTGCCGTTCATGTCGACCGCGGTGGCGGTGACCGTGCCGGTGGTGGCGTCCTGGGCCGGCAGGGCGGAGAAGGTCAGGGTGCCGCTGTCGTCGGCGACGGCGCTGCCCAGCACCAGGGTGCCGGCCGACATCCTGGACACCGGCTTGTTGTTGACCATCGTGGTGGTCGTGACCTTGTAGGCCTCGGTGAACGTCACTGTTGTTCCCGGCTTGAGGTAGGTGCCGGTGATGCTCAGCGGGGTGCCCGGCGCCAGCTGGCGGGTGGTGGCGGCGAGCTTGCCCGTCGGGTAGGTCCAGGACCGGAGTGAGACCGCCGAGGCGGGTCCGGTTCCGGCCACGTTGGTCGCCGCCACCGTGTACCGGTAACTGACGTTGGCCGTGGCCGAGCTGTCGACGTAGGTGGGGTCGGTGGTGGTGGCGAGCTGCACACCGTCGCGGTAGACGGTGTAACCCGTGGCGGCGCTCGCGTTGGCGGTGACGGCCGGGGCCCGCCAGTTGAGCTTGATCGAGCCGACCGCCGGCGTGGACGTGACGCCGACCGGCGGGGAGGGCACCTTGTACGCCAGCGCCGTGGCACTGCGGACCGACTCACCGGCCGGGTTCACCGCCGACACCGCGTACGTGGCGTTGGCGGTCGGCGAGACGGTGGTGTCGGCGTACGCGGGCGTGGTCACGGTCGCCAGGGGTGAGCCGTCGCGGTAGACGGTGTACGAGACACCGCCCGGGGAGGCCGGTGCACGCCAGGTCAGCTTGACGGTGGTGCCGGCCTGCAGAGTGGTCAGCGTGGTCGGTGCGGCCGGGACCACGTACGCGGTGGTGCTGTCCGTCTTGGCCGACTCGCCGGCGGGGTTGACGGCTGACACGGCGTACGTGTGGTTGGTGCCCGCCTGGTCGGTGAAGGCAGGGCTGGTGGAGGTCCCGAACCGCACCCCGTCGCGGTAGACGACGTAGTTGCTGGGCGCGCTGGAGGTGGCGAGCTTCACGGACGGGGTCCAGCGGAGCTGGATCGTGGCGGCCGACGGGGTGACGACCAGCTTCGTCGGGGTGGTCGGGGCCAGGTAGGCAGGCACCGCGGCGCTGGGCTGAGAGGTGACACCACCGCTGACGGCGGCTACGGCGTACGTGTAATTGGTGGCCGGGGTGATGGTCTTGTCCACGTAGGCGGCGGCCGTCGAGGTGGCCAGCGACACACCGTTGCGGTAGACGCGGTAGGTGGTGCCGGCCTTCGTCGCGGCCGTCCACTTCAGCGCGATGGAGGTCGCGGCCGGTGTGACCACCAGGTTGGCGGGTGCACCCGAAGCCGGCGGCGTCACCGGGTTGGTCGAGGTGCTCTGCATCAAAGCGGTGAGGTTGAGCAGGCCGGCGCCGGTGGCGGCGTCGCGACCCGGGCTCTCGATGTCGATGGCGGTGCTCTCCAGCGCCGCGCGGGTGGCGGCCTCGGTGGCGCCGGAGTGGGTGGCCCGGTAGAGCGCGACCGCGGCCGCGACGTGCGGCGCAGCCATCGACGTACCCGACTTGTAGCTGTAGGTGCCGTTGGTGTCGGTGCTCATGATGTTGACACCGGGCGCCGAGATGTCGGCGGTCCCGCTGGAGTTGCTGAAGGAAG
Protein-coding regions in this window:
- a CDS encoding S8 family serine peptidase, which produces MRGHLARRTGVAALAAIGAVTLATPLAAVAGPRDGASVDTIATVLDAGGRPTFVEVEAATVAEERRKADALGEAAVEVPVTALATPNDTYRSQQWGNTRLSSDDFTGVATGGQLVAVVDSGIRSSHPDFAAGQIRCDIGADFVGDGLSTNGCVDPNGHGTHVAGTVGAVANNGIGVAGIASGVPILPVRVLGAGGGGTSTGVANGIVYAVDHGATVITMSLGGGYSSSYDDAVKYATDHNVVVVAAAGNNRASGNAPSWPAASPGVESVAATDTNNVSASFSNSSGTADISAPGVNIMSTDTNGTYSYKSGTSMAAPHVAAAVALYRATHSGATEAATRAALESTAIDIESPGRDAATGAGLLNLTALMQSTSTNPVTPPASGAPANLVVTPAATSIALKWTAATKAGTTYRVYRNGVSLATSTAAAYVDKTITPATNYTYAVAAVSGGVTSQPSAAVPAYLAPTTPTKLVVTPSAATIQLRWTPSVKLATSSAPSNYVVYRDGVRFGTSTSPAFTDQAGTNHTYAVSAVNPAGESAKTDSTTAYVVPAAPTTLTTLQAGTTVKLTWRAPASPGGVSYTVYRDGSPLATVTTPAYADTTVSPTANATYAVSAVNPAGESVRSATALAYKVPSPPVGVTSTPAVGSIKLNWRAPAVTANASAATGYTVYRDGVQLATTTDPTYVDSSATANVSYRYTVAATNVAGTGPASAVSLRSWTYPTGKLAATTRQLAPGTPLSITGTYLKPGTTVTFTEAYKVTTTTMVNNKPVSRMSAGTLVLGSAVADDSGTLTFSALPAQDATTGTVTATAVDMNGRTIPFSLGLTVR
- a CDS encoding ABC transporter ATP-binding protein — its product is MTGALVEVRAVSHTRGSGASATQVLQDVDLSLPPATLAVLAGRSGSGKSTLCHLVAGVMAPGAGQVLVDGRAAYPAADWATVSLLPQRLALEPELTVAENVLLPAGVRGRSPAADLLERLGLAAIAGRPARDTSLGEQQRAALARALVLNPAVAVLDEPTAHQDDDHVRLILEVLAASVTAGTLALVATHDQRVIDVAGVVVRLRSGRVLPAA
- a CDS encoding ABC transporter ATP-binding protein, which produces MTTDREQVLEGRELLQLYAAPTGPTQALRGVDVTVTGGRISAITGPSGSGKSTLLAVLALRERPAGGELRHRGRLVSSLTRHQLQRLRRREIGWVAQRPTHSLFPQLDARGQIEQMARLRGVRVDADAALAEVELTARATARPAVLSGGEQQRLAVAAAGVGAPALLIADEPTAELDDDSAALVLRLLRSRADQGTAVVLATHDARAVAAADTVLRLRQGVLSGEHDAGQIRTTTIDGLGRLQLPEEALPLFPDGRVIVTVVDGHVELHHPEDPK
- a CDS encoding MerR family transcriptional regulator; the encoded protein is MLSIREFSEMCHLSPQALRFYHAEGLLVPAETDERTGYRRYAFEQVEQAMLITLLRDTGMSVKLVRQALDEPDRATTLLARHSDEVHCQRAAQDEAIQAARSVFEARPEPQESHVPARTVIARLVPGTPVGRDAQEWEEAERIIAETVTELLDTVEKAGATCLGRPWRTLALETPEQDRRALDGEGPFWIVKVAVTAPDEVLAALPAGFLVRNEEAGDELSIFMPGRNTMAKYCTVILRLLNAQPVDGDSFVNVARVRQELRPDGVLSSAPVERRPTGP